From a region of the Triticum aestivum cultivar Chinese Spring chromosome 7D, IWGSC CS RefSeq v2.1, whole genome shotgun sequence genome:
- the LOC123163649 gene encoding cell number regulator 2-like, with amino-acid sequence MDAAEQLPAPAAPTTRALVHAQPPVHPWTTGLFDCAEDPGNCWMTCFCPCVTFGLVAEIVDRGSLSSGASAALYVLMGMVTSWWFPPIYTCFYRTKMRAQYGLQEEPYPDLCVHCFCEYCALCQEYRELHNRGFVMDIGWHANMELQQRGGVAATVPPAMHVDGMTR; translated from the exons ATGGACGCCGCCGAGCAGCTGCCAGCACCGGCCGCGCCGACGACGCGCGCGCTGGTGCACGCGCAGCCGCCGGTCCACCCCTGGACCACGGGCCTGTTCGACTGCGCCGAGGACCCCGGGAACTGCTGGATGACGTGCTTCTGCCCGTGCGTCACCTTCGGGCTGGTGGCGGAGATCGTGGACCGCGGCTCCCTCTCCAGCGGGGCGAGCGCGGCGCTGTACGTGCTGATGGGGATGGTCACGTCCTGGTGGTTCCCGCCCATCTACACCTGCTTCTACCGCACCAAGATGCGCGCCCAGTACGGCCTCCAGGAGGAACCCTACCCGGACCTCTGCGTCCACTGCTTCTGCGAGTACTGCGCCCTCTGCCAGGAGTACCGCGAGCTCCACAACCGCGGCTTCGTCATGGACatcg GGTGGCACGCCAACATGGAGCTGCAGcagcgcggcggcgtggcggcgaccGTGCCGCCCGCCATGCACGTAGACGGGATGACGCGGTGA